One genomic region from Selenomonadales bacterium encodes:
- the putP gene encoding sodium/proline symporter PutP, protein MASFSFGFLIAFALYICVMIGIGIYFYHRTKNMSDYILGGRKLGAWVTSMSAEASDMSGWMLMGLPGFAYIAGLNAGWIALGLILGTWANWHFIAARLRKYTEIANDSLTLPDYMQNRFHDNGIALRVVAAIFILIFFLLYSSSGFVASGKLFTTIWGMDYSMALILGAVLVVSYTFIGGFMAVCWTDFIQGIMMFCAIIAVPTAAVWALGGIDPTMTTLSTSFPEFFDPFVMDGAPTGAIAIISSLAWGLGYLGQPHILVRFMAINSASEIKRATNIAMTWVIISLAAAVLVGMIGRIYVTPELTGADIEKVFMVMANDLFSSFPAGIVMSAVLAAIMSTASAQLLVSASAFSQDIYKTVFNKNASQSHLVLVSRITVVTMAALAVMIAMDPNSFVLSMVAYAWAGFGASFGPLILMSLFWRNMTKAGAIAGIIVGGTTVLIWQKFAWFGLYEIVPGFFFGLLAIIIVSKLSGKPSQAVLDDFDKFKNA, encoded by the coding sequence ATGGCTTCATTCAGTTTTGGGTTCTTGATCGCATTTGCGTTATACATATGCGTCATGATCGGTATCGGGATCTATTTCTATCACCGTACCAAAAATATGTCCGACTATATCTTGGGCGGACGTAAACTCGGTGCCTGGGTCACTTCGATGAGTGCTGAGGCATCGGACATGAGCGGTTGGATGCTCATGGGTCTGCCGGGGTTTGCGTATATCGCAGGTCTTAACGCAGGCTGGATCGCGCTCGGTCTGATCCTCGGTACGTGGGCGAACTGGCATTTCATCGCGGCTCGTCTTCGTAAGTATACGGAGATCGCGAACGATTCACTCACGCTTCCCGACTATATGCAGAATCGTTTCCACGATAACGGCATCGCGCTTCGTGTGGTCGCGGCGATCTTCATCTTGATCTTCTTCCTTCTCTATTCGTCGAGCGGTTTCGTCGCAAGCGGCAAGCTGTTCACGACGATCTGGGGCATGGATTACTCGATGGCTCTTATCTTGGGCGCAGTGCTCGTCGTATCGTATACGTTCATCGGCGGTTTTATGGCAGTATGCTGGACGGACTTCATTCAGGGCATCATGATGTTCTGCGCGATCATCGCTGTTCCGACGGCGGCTGTATGGGCGCTCGGCGGTATCGACCCGACGATGACGACGCTTTCGACTTCGTTCCCCGAGTTCTTCGATCCGTTCGTGATGGACGGCGCACCGACAGGCGCGATCGCTATCATCTCGTCCTTGGCATGGGGTCTTGGTTATCTCGGTCAGCCGCATATCCTCGTTCGCTTCATGGCGATCAATTCGGCAAGCGAGATCAAACGTGCAACGAACATTGCTATGACGTGGGTCATCATCTCGCTCGCGGCAGCAGTTCTCGTCGGTATGATCGGCCGTATCTATGTTACGCCTGAGCTTACGGGCGCAGATATTGAAAAGGTATTCATGGTCATGGCGAACGATCTGTTCTCGTCGTTCCCGGCAGGTATCGTCATGTCGGCAGTTCTCGCGGCTATCATGAGTACGGCTTCGGCACAGCTCCTCGTTAGTGCTTCGGCATTCTCGCAGGATATCTACAAAACGGTATTCAACAAGAACGCATCGCAGTCGCATCTCGTTCTCGTCAGCCGTATCACAGTCGTGACGATGGCGGCTCTCGCAGTCATGATCGCGATGGATCCGAACAGCTTCGTCCTCAGCATGGTAGCATATGCTTGGGCAGGCTTCGGCGCATCGTTCGGTCCGCTCATCCTCATGTCGCTCTTCTGGCGCAATATGACGAAAGCAGGCGCGATCGCAGGTATCATCGTCGGCGGTACGACCGTTCTTATCTGGCAGAAATTTGCATGGTTCGGCCTCTATGAGATCGTACCGGGCTTCTTCTTCGGTCTTCTCGCTATCATCATCGTCAGCAAACTCAGCGGCAAACCTTCGCAGGCTGTTCTCGATGATTTCGACAAGTTCAAAAACGCGTAA
- a CDS encoding NAD(P)/FAD-dependent oxidoreductase, which translates to MNKQYDIIIIGGGPAGIFAAYELSHKAPSLKVALLEEGHAIRDRRCPISEGKVPHCINCKPCSIMRGFGGAGAFSDGKYNFTTQFGGWLTDYLPEKKIEELIDYVDAINLKYGAPREFFSTKNSTIGKKALQHGLHLLEAKVRHLGTENNYHILEQISDVLDERIDMMFHTKVETVERKADGTFCVHTDKGDYEATYVIAAPGRSGAEWFAGECRRLGLDLVNNQVDVGVRVEIPAAVFEHITDEVYEAKLVYRTKAYGDLVRTFCMNPKGYVVAENTDGIVTVNGHSYREESRHSKNTNFALLVSNRFTEPFCEPIQYGKKIASFSNMLGGGVLVQRFGDLIKGRRTNEHRLEQSFTKPTLAATAGDLSLVLPKRHLDNIIEMIYALDRIAPGMANDDTLLYGVEVKFYSSRLKLSSELETQIPNFFAIGDGAGVTRGLSQAGASGVHTARSILTRIGGNHA; encoded by the coding sequence ATGAACAAACAGTACGATATCATCATCATCGGCGGCGGCCCCGCAGGGATCTTCGCCGCATATGAACTCAGTCATAAAGCACCGTCCCTCAAGGTCGCCCTCTTAGAAGAAGGCCATGCCATTCGTGATAGACGATGCCCCATCTCCGAAGGAAAAGTCCCCCATTGCATCAACTGCAAGCCGTGCAGCATCATGCGCGGATTCGGCGGTGCGGGAGCCTTCTCCGACGGCAAATACAACTTCACCACCCAATTCGGCGGTTGGCTCACCGACTATCTTCCCGAGAAGAAGATCGAAGAACTTATCGACTATGTTGATGCCATCAATTTAAAATACGGCGCACCACGTGAATTTTTTTCCACGAAAAACAGCACCATCGGCAAAAAAGCACTCCAGCACGGACTGCATCTCCTCGAGGCCAAAGTCCGTCACCTCGGTACCGAGAACAACTACCATATCTTAGAGCAAATATCAGACGTCCTCGACGAGCGCATCGATATGATGTTCCATACGAAAGTCGAAACAGTCGAGCGAAAAGCTGACGGCACATTCTGCGTTCATACCGACAAGGGCGACTATGAAGCCACCTACGTCATCGCCGCACCCGGCAGAAGCGGTGCCGAATGGTTCGCAGGCGAATGTCGCCGCCTCGGCCTTGACCTCGTCAACAACCAAGTCGATGTCGGTGTCCGTGTCGAGATCCCTGCGGCCGTATTCGAGCATATCACCGACGAAGTCTACGAAGCCAAGCTCGTCTATCGGACAAAAGCGTACGGCGACCTCGTCCGTACCTTCTGCATGAATCCGAAAGGCTACGTCGTCGCCGAAAACACCGACGGCATCGTCACCGTCAACGGCCACAGCTACCGCGAAGAAAGCCGTCACAGCAAGAACACCAACTTCGCGCTGCTTGTCAGCAACCGCTTCACCGAACCGTTCTGCGAACCGATCCAGTACGGCAAGAAGATCGCATCGTTCTCCAATATGCTCGGCGGCGGTGTCCTCGTACAACGATTCGGCGACCTCATCAAAGGCAGACGTACGAACGAGCATCGACTGGAACAGAGCTTCACCAAGCCGACACTTGCGGCAACGGCAGGCGACCTCAGCCTCGTCCTTCCCAAACGTCACCTTGACAATATTATTGAAATGATATACGCACTCGACCGCATCGCACCCGGTATGGCAAACGACGACACGCTCCTCTACGGCGTCGAAGTCAAATTCTACTCCTCGCGCCTCAAGCTCTCGAGTGAGCTCGAAACGCAGATACCGAACTTCTTCGCCATCGGCGACGGCGCAGGCGTCACACGCGGCCTGTCGCAGGCAGGTGCCAGCGGCGTGCATACAGCAAGATCGATACTTACTCGCATAGGAGGAAATCACGCATGA